One Paenisporosarcina sp. FSL H8-0542 genomic region harbors:
- a CDS encoding TIGR01212 family radical SAM protein (This family includes YhcC from E. coli K-12, an uncharacterized radical SAM protein.) → MIFPFPSDGKRYYTWNRHLRNEFGFKVFKVALDAGFDCPNRDGTVAFGGCTFCSAAGSGDFAGDRVDSIDVQFEEVKNKMHKKWKDGKYMAYFQAYTNTHAPLPVLKEKFEAALAQEGVIGLSIATRPDCLPDDVVEYLAELNERTYLWVELGLQTVHERTAKLINRAHDYACYVEGVQKLRKHGINVCAHIINGLPLEDKEMMMETAREVSKLDVQGIKIHLLHLLKGTPMIKQYEKGMVEFMDQDAYVQLVADQLELLPPEMVIHRITGDGPINLMIGPMWSVNKWSVLNAIDAELVHRDSWQGKHFSEKVTIQ, encoded by the coding sequence ATGATTTTCCCTTTTCCTTCTGACGGGAAGCGATACTACACCTGGAACCGTCATTTACGAAACGAATTTGGTTTCAAAGTATTTAAAGTAGCATTAGACGCTGGATTTGATTGTCCAAATAGGGACGGAACAGTGGCCTTCGGAGGTTGCACTTTCTGCAGCGCGGCGGGCTCAGGAGATTTTGCCGGTGACCGTGTAGATTCGATTGACGTTCAATTTGAAGAAGTGAAAAATAAGATGCATAAGAAATGGAAAGACGGAAAATATATGGCTTATTTTCAGGCTTACACGAATACACATGCGCCGCTCCCTGTATTAAAAGAAAAATTCGAAGCTGCTTTAGCACAGGAAGGCGTTATCGGTTTATCGATAGCAACACGCCCCGATTGTCTGCCAGATGATGTCGTGGAATATTTGGCTGAATTGAACGAACGTACCTATCTATGGGTAGAACTTGGTCTTCAGACCGTTCACGAACGGACAGCAAAGTTAATCAATCGTGCACATGATTATGCTTGTTATGTCGAAGGAGTTCAAAAACTCCGCAAACATGGCATTAACGTATGTGCCCATATTATTAATGGTCTGCCTCTTGAAGATAAAGAGATGATGATGGAAACTGCCCGTGAAGTATCCAAACTGGATGTCCAAGGGATTAAAATCCATTTGCTTCATTTACTGAAGGGAACACCTATGATCAAACAATACGAAAAAGGAATGGTCGAGTTTATGGACCAGGACGCATATGTCCAACTCGTTGCCGATCAGCTTGAACTACTGCCACCTGAAATGGTAATTCATCGTATTACAGGAGATGGACCGATTAATTTAATGATCGGGCCCATGTGGAGTGTCAATAAATGGTCTGTATTGAATGCGATCGATGCTGAACTTGTTCACCGGGACAGTTGGCAAGGCAAACATTTCTCAGAGAAGGTGACCATACAATGA